gatTAAGGtcgatgaaatattattaatttattttatttaattaacgaaGAGTGAAGTTACCTATCATATAAAACAgtatttattaagattttttatatgttattatcacatattattattgtatatattaatatacgaagaatatatgaatacattagtcttcattcatatttatacatgTCTTGAATATTCTGTTTTCAGGATTATGATTATGCTTATGATTACAACGAAATGACTATAAAACCACAAAACCGGACAACACCGAGGCCACTAAACGGAACAACCACACCGGCAAGTGAAGCTGGGATAAGCAGTAAGGCGACTATTACACCGGTGTACAATGAACAAACAGAATTCTCAACAAAAGCTCCAATTACGGACTTTTCTGATGGACCTACCGATGTGACGGTTACCGATTTCAGTACAACggtcaaaaataatattcaatcatCAACGGAAAAactaatatctataaataaaaacgaaactGTCTCTCTGAATACGACAGCGAACAgtaataaatgcaaaaaaggatttgtattaaattacaaaGGAGATTGCGAATTAAAAATGCAAAGCTCTGGAAACGCgtaagttaatattttgtactgAGCGATTTTATTGGAAGAATTGTATACTTAGAAATGGAATATAGTATTCAAAATTCCTACTTATAGTTTTAAGATGAGAATTATTTTGATCTAAttgaaaacattatttcagtgaatttttaagaattaattaGGTATGAATAGGTTTTTAACTAAAagaagtacctatacatattatgcgTGTTCTGCGATATAATCTatgctaatattttaaagctgaagagtttgtttgtttcaactcgctaatctcaggaaccagTAGGGACCAGtagggtccgatttgaaaaattatttcggtgttcgatagtccatttatcgaggaaggctatagagtataggttataacttataatatatcatcacgctaagactaacaggagcggagaattgcgggtaaaaccgcggggctcaGCTAGTAAGGGGTCAGTCTTACCAAGTTCATAAAAAGTTCGCATTTAACATTACAagtgtgaataaaaaaaatacaaattagaATAATCTCGTTATATTTTtctcttaataaataaaaagttttaaattaaaaggaTAATGAATATCTGAgcctaatatttttataaaataatacatctgatctcaaaatacatattaaacataattacctaatttgtattataaagttgctttttttgtttcagCTTACTAAAGTTAGTTAAATTATCccagaaattaaaattaaggaGAGAAAATAAGGACGAAGATTAACATAGTGAAGATAATGTTACTtcctacaaataaaattaggtaGTTCAAGTTGAAAGCTGAcaattttctgtaataattatttgaacatTTGTAAGACTGCAtggtaacaattaaaatatatttgtgggATTAATGtattaacatttttcataattaattaatattgtaataaataaaaataataagtgtttataataatttatttatattctaagtGCATCTGCAGTGATAAGTGCATATAATgtcatttatgtaaatatattatgtgggACGGGTTCTAGTGAATTGTTATATTTGTACTATTTGGCATAATAgtatcaaattttaaatagatcTGATTTCCAAACCCATTATGGAAATTTATGACAaaaccaaaatatttatagttaaaaaacatTGGCATAGCAGAACTTTTTAAGTGGTCGCAAGAAGTTAAGGGATAAAAAGCAAATCTAAaagttcaatataatataataatttggtGCATTTGACAaagcaaaatatatattttaagtctTTATGATGCTACGCCcttgtttttacaaatataacaGAATATACAGGATTGGTTAGAGTTTACAAAGGCAAAATAACAATGGTATGAAAGCAccaatagtaataaataagggAACCATAACTGAGCTGTCATCTATTGAGTATGGATCTGGTTGTTTTGGACCGCTTGCTCGTCTCGACTTAGTGGCTTTTTCTTCCACTTCTTCCCGTGGTTCTTCAGCCTCTGCCTCTGGCCAAACTATTGGTGGTAATTTCGGTATTTCATCAATAGTACCTTTCATTACATATAGTGCATTTATTTTTGGGTTATCCCTGTAGCCTTTAATGAATTCTACCTTAATTTTACCTCCTCTTATATCAGACTCTTCATCATTGTAATATAGTTTGCCGTTCTTTATTGAATATGGGATATACTCATCATGAGCAACACCTCGGCCCACCTTATCGAAAATATCCAAGTCAGCAACTATTGTATGGTCTCCATTCAACACCACGTCAAAAACTTTCATATTGGGggcattaaaatatacttcacTAAATTTAAGCACTAACACATAATCACCATCCTTATTGGCTGGAATATCATACCCAAATGTACTGTGATGGTAACGCTCGGTTTGATAAAGTATTTCATCTTTGGAATTCACTCTTCCGATCATCACAAATTGTTTTCCATAGTCTGATGCGGTGCCTATTCTCCCTTGAAGTGGGTCTTTTTCATAATGAATGCCATAAATATCTGTATGTGCCGGTCCTCCTGCATTGACAGCGTAAATAATTTCACCCAAACCCGTCGCACACTTGATTAAATAGAAGAGGAAAGTTAAAGTACATGTTTCAATtccaaacatatttttttacaacaaataGAGATAAGGCAATATAATGTAGTTGCCCTGAAATAACCTAAGACACACGTTTTATGTCAACACATTTTCTTactataagtaattaaaatgttaattagcaAAATGTAAATAGGCTAAAGCCGGCAAGCTGAACCTATCAATAATTTGACCACTCACCACAGTGAATAGAGTAAACATTGTTCTACTTGGAAGATAGTACAGATTATGTAGAGTTCgacagataataaaacaactgCGGCTTAAACTCTATAGTCTATGATTGAAAAAAGGTGCTGTGTGGGTGCTGTTCTAAATGTTCGGTTTTTAAAAGATAGTCTACATTTATCACAAGATCATAATAGCAGTAGTAAGAGCAG
This is a stretch of genomic DNA from Colias croceus chromosome 4, ilColCroc2.1. It encodes these proteins:
- the LOC123691240 gene encoding uncharacterized protein LOC123691240, with protein sequence MKSNIFCIIYFVIGCVYCARFDQSQSGNLNVQVDLKDLQIIALLKGGKEEYVDYDYAYDYNEMTIKPQNRTTPRPLNGTTTPASEAGISSKATITPVYNEQTEFSTKAPITDFSDGPTDVTVTDFSTTVKNNIQSSTEKLISINKNETVSLNTTANSNKCKKGFVLNYKGDCELKMQSSGNALLKLVKLSQKLKLRRENKDED
- the LOC123691239 gene encoding malectin-A, translated to MFGIETCTLTFLFYLIKCATGLGEIIYAVNAGGPAHTDIYGIHYEKDPLQGRIGTASDYGKQFVMIGRVNSKDEILYQTERYHHSTFGYDIPANKDGDYVLVLKFSEVYFNAPNMKVFDVVLNGDHTIVADLDIFDKVGRGVAHDEYIPYSIKNGKLYYNDEESDIRGGKIKVEFIKGYRDNPKINALYVMKGTIDEIPKLPPIVWPEAEAEEPREEVEEKATKSRRASGPKQPDPYSIDDSSVMVPLFITIGAFIPLLFCLCKL